A region of Salvia splendens isolate huo1 chromosome 17, SspV2, whole genome shotgun sequence DNA encodes the following proteins:
- the LOC121774628 gene encoding uncharacterized protein LOC121774628 — MALIRKSILLVCAATCLFACALRQAHSGDLGAAKVIADEFVAEAGAEDGEGEDQDPIFVNALECFNNRNIYSMCDEEYRLSEKGELKVPHECADQYCQGPCREETNLVLECIQQIFQHFRFYNKATLNDVRETINAACGYGPKRGDFDVAEHIRLDEDFSSKLMSSYIVIYAALLMILGWRVLF; from the exons ATGGCACTCATTAGGAAATCAATTCTCCTCGTTTGTGCTGCAACTTGCCTCTTCGCTTGTGCCTTAC GGCAAGCGCACAGTGGTGATCTAGGTGCCGCAAAAGTCATAGCAGACGAGTTTGTGGCAGAAGCAGGAGCTGAAGACGGTGAAGGAGAAGACCAAGATCCCATTTTCGTCAATGCCCTTGAATGTTTTAACAACAGAAAT ATCTATAGTATGTGCGATGAAGAGTATAGATTGAGTGAGAAGGGAGAGTTGAAGGTGCCACACGAATGCGCCGACCAATACTGCCAAGGGCCTTGTCGGGAGGAGACTAACCTCGTACTCGAATGCATTCAACAAATCTTCCAGCATTTTCGATTTTATAACAAGGCTACGCTTAATGATGTGCGAGAAACGATCAACGCCGCTTGCGGTTATGGCCCCAAACGAG gTGATTTCGATGTGGCTGAGCACATAAGACTTGATGAAGATTTTTCAAGCAAGTTAATGTCAAGCTATATCGTCATCTACGCTGCATTGCTAATGATATTGGGATGGCGTGTATTATTCTAG